In Synergistaceae bacterium, the genomic window TAAGACAGTTCACGGCGAACCTACAACACTTTTGCGGGGAGAAGTGCTTTCACTTAATGATTTAGGCGATATTCTAGGCTCTGAAGGTGTCGAACATGACAGATACGAATATCCCGTAGTTGTCGTGAAAATCGGCAAGAATAAAATCGGCTTTATCGTGAGTGAATTAATCGGCCAGCAGGAAATAGTTATAAAATCGCTCGGTAGATTCTTGGCGAAAATTGACGGGATAACGGGCGGGACTATTTTAGGCGACGGCAATGTAGCATTAATTCTCGATGTAGCTTCGTTTTATTCGACAAAAGGCTAAAAGGAGTAATGTTTAATGGCTGATATAGCGTCGTTCAATGCGTTACAGCTTGATGCAATTCGTGAAGTCGGAAATATAGGCACTGGCAACGCTGCTACTGCTTTGAGCGGCTTATTATCGCGTATGATAAATATGAACGTTCCGCAGACTGAATTAGTTTCGATCTATGAGCTTGCGGAACATTACGGCGACCCTATGCAGATAGTCGGTGCTGTTTTCGTGCGGTCTCTTGGCGGCTTTCAATGCAGCTTGATATTTATTCAGAATGAGGAAGACGCAAATTTAATGGTCGAGTTGTTGTTAAAGCAGCAGTTCGGCTCGCAAATTCCGATTAACGAGATACCGCAGGACATGATTGACAGCGCATTAAGTGAAGTAGGAAATATAGTATTAAGCTCGTTCTTGAACGCTATAAATTTATTAATCGGCACTCAGCATCAAATAAGCGTACCCGGTGTAGCACATGATATGTTGAGTTCGATTCTTGATGTAGTAGCTTCGATTTATGGGCAGATGGGAGAGACCGCCCTGCTCGTTAATACAGAACTAAGCGTAGAAGGTCTTGAAGATGGCCGGACAATTTCCGGGCATATAATATTAATTCCCGACCCTGATGCCCTCGATTTGCTGCTAAGAAAGCTGAAGGTGATGTGATGGCCGAACCTAGTATTGTTTTAGGCATGGCAGATTTATACGTCGCAAGAGCACCTATAAAACTTGTAACTCTTGGGCTTGGCTCGTGCATTGGGCTTGTAGTGTTTGACCCTCTCGCAAAAATTGCCGGGATGGCTCATATAATGCTGCCTGACTCACGGGGTCTCAAAGGTTCGGAAAAAGTCGGCAAGTTCGCCGATACTGCTGTGCCTGCCATAATAGAAGAAATGTTAAAGCAGGGTGCTAACAGATCCAGAATAAAAGCGAAAATCGCCGGAGGTGCGCAAATGTTCGCGTTACCCGGTGCAAGTGCGGAGTTCCTGACTGTAGGCGCAAAAAATGTACGTGAAACAACCATGAGGCTTGCAAGAATGGGAATAGCTCTCGTTGCTTCTGATACAGGCGGCAATAAGGG contains:
- a CDS encoding chemotaxis protein CheD; its protein translation is MAEPSIVLGMADLYVARAPIKLVTLGLGSCIGLVVFDPLAKIAGMAHIMLPDSRGLKGSEKVGKFADTAVPAIIEEMLKQGANRSRIKAKIAGGAQMFALPGASAEFLTVGAKNVRETTMRLARMGIALVASDTGGNKGRTIEFSTSNWMLKIKTLGKGINEI
- a CDS encoding chemotaxis protein CheC, with protein sequence MADIASFNALQLDAIREVGNIGTGNAATALSGLLSRMINMNVPQTELVSIYELAEHYGDPMQIVGAVFVRSLGGFQCSLIFIQNEEDANLMVELLLKQQFGSQIPINEIPQDMIDSALSEVGNIVLSSFLNAINLLIGTQHQISVPGVAHDMLSSILDVVASIYGQMGETALLVNTELSVEGLEDGRTISGHIILIPDPDALDLLLRKLKVM